One Sus scrofa isolate TJ Tabasco breed Duroc chromosome 1, Sscrofa11.1, whole genome shotgun sequence DNA segment encodes these proteins:
- the BLOC1S6 gene encoding biogenesis of lysosome-related organelles complex 1 subunit 6: MSVSGPPPPDRVLPGPLDGLGAEDITPGLSDTSPDEGLTEDLNIEDKAVEQLAEGLLSHYLPDLQRSKQALQELTQNQVVLLDTLEQEISKFKECHSMLDINALFTEAKHYHAKLVNIRKEMLMLHEKTSKLKKRALKLQQKRQKEELEREQQREKEFEREKQLTAKPAKRT; the protein is encoded by the exons ATGAGTGTCTCTGGGCCGCCGCCCCCGGACAGGGTCCTGCCAGGGCCACTTGACGGCCTGGGGGCCGAGGACATCACGCCTG GTTTAAGCGACACTTCTCCAGATGAAGGGTTAACAGAGGACTTGAACATAGAAGACAAAGCTGTGGAGCAGCTGGCAGAAGGATTGCTTTCTCACTACTTGCCAGATCTGCAGAGATCAAAACAAGCCCTCCAGGAACTCAC ACAGAACCAAGTTGTATTATTAGACACACTGGAACAAGAGATTTCAAAATTTAAGGAATGTCATTCTATGTTGGATATTAATGCTTTG TTCACTGAAGCTAAACACTATCATGCCAAGTTGgtgaatataagaaaagaaatgctgatgCTTCATGAAAAGACATCAAAGTTAAAA aaAAGAGCACTTAAACTTCagcagaagaggcaaaaagaagaGTTGGAAAGGGAGCAGCAACGAGAGAaggaatttgaaagagaaaaacagttaaCTGCCAAACCAGCAAAAAGGACCTGA